One genomic window of Xanthobacter dioxanivorans includes the following:
- a CDS encoding 8-oxoguanine deaminase, protein MPATLLARNALVLVTMDGERREIPGGGLYAENGRIVAVGRDAELPQGADTVIDLSGHVVLPGLVNTHHHMVQSLTRAVPAAQDGELFTWLRTLYPLWAGLTPAMVETSTLTAMAELILSGCTTTSDHLYIYPNGCRLDDSIRAARQIGMRFHAARGSMSVGESKGGLPPDRVVEDEGFVMRDAERLIGAYHDPARFSMLRIVLAPCSPFTVSRDLMRETARLARSHDLTLHTHLAENDSDVLFSHQTLGMSPTDYVRELDWVGPDVWHAHCVKLDEPGISLFARTGTGIAHCPCSNMRLGSGIAPVHRFRAEGIRVGLGVDGSASNDGGHLLGEARQAMLLQRVANGPDAMSARGALEMATLGGARVLRRDDIGALAPDMAADFVAFDMSALPYAGALHDPVAALLFCQPQQVALSVINGEVVVRDGRLLTIDVAATVARHNAMAAELARQAGA, encoded by the coding sequence ATGCCCGCCACCCTCCTCGCCAGGAATGCCCTCGTGCTCGTCACCATGGACGGGGAGCGGCGGGAGATCCCCGGCGGCGGCCTCTATGCCGAGAACGGGCGGATCGTGGCGGTAGGCCGCGACGCCGAGCTGCCGCAAGGCGCCGACACCGTCATCGACCTGTCGGGCCACGTGGTGCTGCCCGGCCTCGTCAACACCCACCACCACATGGTGCAGAGCCTGACCCGGGCCGTGCCCGCGGCGCAGGACGGGGAGCTCTTCACCTGGCTGCGCACCCTCTACCCGCTGTGGGCCGGCCTGACCCCGGCGATGGTGGAGACCTCCACCCTCACCGCCATGGCCGAGCTGATCCTGTCCGGCTGCACCACCACGTCCGATCACCTCTACATCTATCCGAACGGCTGCCGGCTCGACGATTCGATCCGCGCCGCACGGCAGATCGGCATGCGCTTCCACGCCGCCCGCGGCTCCATGAGCGTCGGCGAGAGCAAGGGCGGCCTGCCACCGGACCGGGTGGTGGAGGACGAGGGCTTCGTGATGCGGGATGCCGAGCGCCTCATCGGCGCCTATCACGACCCCGCCCGCTTCTCCATGCTGCGGATCGTTCTCGCCCCGTGCTCGCCGTTCACCGTGAGCCGGGACCTCATGCGCGAGACCGCGCGCCTCGCCCGCAGCCACGACCTGACGCTGCACACCCATCTCGCCGAGAACGATTCGGACGTCCTGTTCTCCCACCAGACCCTGGGCATGAGCCCGACGGACTACGTGCGGGAGCTCGACTGGGTGGGGCCGGACGTGTGGCACGCCCACTGCGTGAAGCTGGACGAGCCGGGCATCTCCCTGTTCGCCCGCACCGGCACGGGCATCGCCCATTGCCCGTGCTCCAACATGCGCCTTGGCTCCGGCATCGCCCCGGTCCATCGCTTCCGCGCCGAGGGGATCCGGGTCGGCCTCGGCGTGGACGGCTCCGCCTCCAACGACGGGGGCCACCTGCTGGGGGAGGCCCGGCAGGCCATGCTGCTCCAGCGCGTGGCCAACGGGCCCGATGCCATGAGCGCGCGCGGCGCCCTCGAAATGGCCACCCTCGGCGGCGCGCGGGTGTTGCGGCGCGACGACATCGGCGCCCTCGCGCCCGACATGGCGGCGGACTTCGTCGCCTTCGACATGTCCGCCCTGCCCTATGCCGGCGCGCTGCACGACCCGGTGGCGGCGCTGCTGTTCTGCCAGCCGCAGCAGGTGGCCCTGAGCGTCATCAACGGAGAGGTGGTGGTGCGGGACGGCCGGCTTCTGACCATCGATGTTGCCGCGACGGTGGCGCGGCACAACGCCATGGCCGCCGAACTGGCGCGCCAAGCCGGCGCTTGA
- a CDS encoding PQQ-dependent sugar dehydrogenase yields MRRASGPAEPAARLRPVPLNRIVPPGVASARIRRDHRTAAPPSRLGRRARITTLALLLALLALIAVWAVSAAAQAQETRSFAGETIRVVPFAAGLEHPWSLAFLPDRRILVTERAGRLRVVDAAGRIGPPVAGVPQVAARGQGGLLDVILDPNFTTNRLIYLSFAEPRPDGAATAVARARLSEDAARLADLTVIFRQQPAHSGGNHFGSRLVFAPDGTLFVTLGERFDLMDKAQDLSTTLGKVVRIAPDGGIPADNPFRDRPGARPEIFSYGHRNVQAAVIEPATGRLWTVEHGPRGGDEVNRPEAGKNYGWPVIGYGRHYSGAKIGVGPSKEGMEQPLFYWDPSIAPSGAAFYSADLLPAFKGQLFVGALAGQALLEVKVRDGAVIGEERLPLGKRIRDVRQGPDGALWLATDDTGEILRVVPARARD; encoded by the coding sequence ATGCGACGCGCATCCGGTCCCGCTGAGCCGGCGGCGCGGCTGCGCCCGGTTCCCCTCAATCGCATCGTCCCGCCGGGTGTCGCGTCCGCGCGCATCCGTCGGGACCACAGGACCGCCGCCCCGCCGTCCCGCCTCGGTCGCCGCGCCCGAATCACCACCCTCGCTTTGCTGCTCGCCCTCCTTGCGCTGATCGCCGTCTGGGCCGTTTCCGCAGCGGCGCAGGCGCAGGAAACCCGGAGCTTCGCCGGCGAAACCATCCGCGTGGTGCCGTTTGCTGCCGGGCTGGAGCATCCCTGGAGCCTCGCCTTCCTGCCCGACCGCCGTATCCTCGTGACCGAGCGGGCGGGACGGCTGCGGGTGGTGGACGCGGCCGGCCGTATCGGCCCGCCCGTGGCGGGCGTGCCGCAGGTGGCGGCGCGCGGACAGGGCGGCCTCCTCGACGTGATCCTGGATCCGAATTTCACCACCAACCGCCTCATCTATCTCAGCTTCGCGGAACCGCGCCCGGATGGCGCGGCGACCGCCGTCGCCCGCGCCCGCCTCTCGGAGGACGCCGCGCGCCTCGCCGACCTCACGGTCATCTTCCGCCAGCAGCCGGCCCATTCGGGCGGCAACCATTTCGGCTCACGCCTCGTCTTCGCGCCGGACGGCACGCTGTTCGTCACCCTGGGCGAGCGCTTCGACCTCATGGACAAGGCGCAGGACCTGTCCACCACCCTCGGCAAGGTGGTGCGCATCGCGCCGGATGGTGGCATTCCGGCGGACAACCCCTTCCGCGACCGCCCCGGCGCGCGGCCGGAGATCTTCAGCTATGGCCATCGCAACGTGCAGGCCGCCGTCATCGAGCCCGCCACCGGCCGGCTGTGGACGGTGGAGCACGGCCCGCGCGGCGGCGACGAAGTGAACCGGCCGGAGGCAGGAAAGAACTACGGCTGGCCCGTCATCGGCTACGGCCGGCACTATTCCGGAGCGAAGATCGGTGTGGGACCCAGCAAGGAGGGCATGGAGCAGCCCCTGTTCTACTGGGACCCCTCCATCGCCCCCTCCGGGGCCGCCTTCTATTCGGCCGACCTCCTGCCGGCCTTCAAGGGCCAGCTCTTCGTGGGAGCGCTGGCCGGGCAGGCGCTGCTGGAGGTGAAGGTGCGCGACGGCGCGGTCATCGGCGAGGAACGCCTGCCCCTCGGCAAGCGCATCCGCGACGTGCGGCAGGGGCCTGACGGAGCCCTGTGGCTCGCCACCGACGACACCGGCGAGATCCTGCGCGTGGTGCCGGCCCGCGCCCGGGACTGA
- a CDS encoding glutathione S-transferase family protein yields the protein MRGTRGEETGQVLTLYSTQSSGNSYKVRLMLARLARAFRLVEVDIFAGENRTPEFLAMNPEGRVPLLAVGGRMLAESNAILFYLADGTPFLPEDPFERAETLRWMFFEQNSHEPGIATARFWLRQVRGGRDLRTHDVDRWMEEGYAALRVMERHLEGRRFFVGDRPTIADIALYAHTHVAEEGDFSLAALPHVRAWLARVAAEPGHVDMDWRPAAAAA from the coding sequence ATGCGCGGCACGCGGGGCGAGGAGACGGGACAGGTGCTGACGCTCTATTCGACGCAGTCCTCGGGCAATTCCTACAAGGTGCGCCTGATGCTGGCGCGGCTCGCCCGCGCGTTCCGCCTCGTCGAGGTGGACATCTTCGCCGGCGAGAACCGCACCCCCGAATTCCTCGCCATGAACCCGGAGGGCCGGGTGCCCCTGCTCGCGGTCGGCGGGCGCATGCTCGCCGAATCGAATGCCATCCTGTTCTACCTGGCCGACGGCACGCCCTTCCTGCCCGAAGACCCGTTCGAGCGGGCGGAGACCCTGCGCTGGATGTTCTTCGAGCAGAACAGCCACGAGCCGGGGATCGCCACCGCCCGCTTCTGGCTCCGCCAGGTGCGCGGCGGGCGGGACCTGCGGACCCACGACGTGGACCGCTGGATGGAGGAAGGCTACGCCGCCCTGCGCGTCATGGAGCGGCACCTGGAGGGACGGCGCTTCTTCGTGGGCGACCGCCCGACCATCGCGGACATCGCGCTCTATGCCCATACCCACGTGGCCGAGGAAGGCGACTTCTCCCTCGCGGCCCTGCCCCATGTGCGCGCCTGGCTGGCGCGCGTGGCTGCGGAGCCCGGCCACGTGGACATGGACTGGCGCCCCGCGGCGGCGGCGGCATAG
- a CDS encoding pyridoxal phosphate-dependent aminotransferase translates to MSLISSALKRINPSPTIAISNKARELKAAGRDIIALSAGEPDFDTPDNIKEAAIAAIRRGETKYTAVDGIPELKAAICRKFKRDNDLTYKPSQVSVGTGGKQVLFNALVATIDPGDEVVIPAPYWVSYPDIVEFCGGKPVPAMTRLEDNFKLKPEVLEAAITPKTKWLIFNSPSNPSGAAYTFGELKALTDVLVKHPQVWILTDDMYEHLVYDDFKFVTPAQVEPRLYDRTLTMNGVSKTYCMTGWRIGYAAGPEVLIKAMGTLQSQSTSNPSSIAQWAALEALDGPQDFIAANNKVFKERRDLVVSMLNQTKGLTCPKPEGAFYVFPSCAGTIGKTTPSGVKIETDEDFATQLLEAEGVAVVHGSAFGLGPAFRISYATATSDLEEACRRIQRFCGSLG, encoded by the coding sequence ATGAGCCTCATCTCGTCCGCACTGAAGCGCATCAATCCCTCCCCCACCATCGCCATCTCCAACAAGGCGCGGGAGCTGAAGGCGGCGGGGCGGGACATCATCGCGCTCTCGGCCGGCGAGCCGGACTTCGACACGCCCGACAACATCAAGGAAGCGGCCATCGCCGCCATCCGCCGGGGCGAGACCAAGTACACCGCCGTGGACGGCATTCCCGAGCTGAAGGCCGCCATCTGCCGCAAGTTCAAGCGCGACAACGACCTCACCTACAAGCCCTCGCAGGTGTCCGTGGGCACGGGCGGCAAGCAGGTGCTGTTCAACGCCCTGGTGGCCACCATTGACCCCGGCGACGAGGTGGTCATCCCTGCGCCCTACTGGGTGAGCTATCCGGACATCGTGGAATTCTGCGGCGGCAAGCCGGTTCCGGCCATGACCCGGCTCGAGGACAATTTCAAGCTCAAGCCCGAGGTGCTGGAGGCGGCCATCACGCCGAAGACCAAGTGGCTGATCTTCAATTCCCCGTCCAACCCTTCCGGCGCGGCCTACACTTTCGGCGAGCTGAAGGCGCTCACCGACGTGCTGGTGAAGCATCCCCAAGTGTGGATCCTCACCGACGACATGTACGAGCACCTCGTCTATGACGACTTCAAGTTCGTCACCCCGGCGCAGGTGGAGCCGCGGCTCTACGACCGCACGCTGACCATGAACGGCGTGTCGAAGACCTATTGCATGACCGGCTGGCGGATCGGCTACGCGGCTGGCCCCGAGGTCCTCATCAAGGCCATGGGCACGCTGCAGTCCCAGTCCACGTCCAACCCTTCCTCCATCGCCCAGTGGGCGGCGCTGGAGGCGCTCGACGGGCCGCAGGACTTCATCGCCGCCAACAACAAGGTGTTCAAGGAGCGCCGCGACCTCGTGGTCTCCATGCTGAACCAGACGAAGGGCCTCACCTGCCCCAAGCCGGAGGGGGCATTTTATGTGTTTCCGTCCTGCGCCGGCACCATCGGCAAGACGACGCCCTCGGGCGTGAAGATCGAGACCGACGAGGATTTCGCCACCCAGCTCCTCGAGGCGGAGGGCGTCGCGGTGGTGCACGGCTCGGCGTTCGGCCTCGGCCCGGCCTTCCGCATCTCCTACGCCACCGCCACCTCTGACCTTGAGGAAGCGTGCCGTCGTATTCAGCGCTTCTGCGGCTCACTGGGCTGA
- a CDS encoding DUF992 domain-containing protein: MKTVLKAGLAAAALLVVGALPASAQSRVQVGTLTCNMAPNVAFIIGSVREMSCLFRPAVRGVKRSSYQGTVTRVGLDIGVNGRGTLVWAVFAPSAKVPAGALRGTYVGAAGSASIGVGLGANVLVGGSQNTFALQPLSLEGQTGLNLALGVSGLTLR; the protein is encoded by the coding sequence ATGAAGACTGTTCTCAAGGCCGGCCTCGCGGCGGCTGCCCTGCTCGTCGTTGGTGCACTGCCTGCGTCCGCCCAGTCGCGCGTCCAGGTCGGCACGCTGACCTGCAACATGGCGCCGAACGTGGCCTTCATCATCGGCTCCGTGCGCGAGATGAGCTGCCTCTTCCGTCCGGCGGTGCGTGGGGTCAAGCGCAGTTCGTATCAGGGCACCGTCACCCGCGTCGGCCTCGACATCGGCGTGAACGGCCGCGGCACGCTCGTGTGGGCCGTGTTCGCCCCCTCCGCCAAGGTTCCCGCCGGCGCCCTGCGTGGCACCTATGTGGGCGCCGCCGGCTCGGCCTCCATCGGCGTCGGCCTCGGCGCGAACGTGCTGGTCGGCGGCTCGCAGAACACCTTTGCGCTTCAGCCGCTGTCCCTCGAGGGCCAGACCGGCCTCAATCTCGCCCTCGGCGTTTCCGGCCTGACCCTGCGCTGA
- a CDS encoding DUF992 domain-containing protein, translated as MRACFAAVTALALSLAAATTPAAAQSAAKVQSGMLVCKVAPSVGFVLGSMREMVCEFRNTSVQPYVVKSRYKGTIARFGIDIGVLAADTLAWAVFAPTANPVPSDIAGSYVGVSADAAWTIGAGANVLLGGSNNQIALQTVSVEGMVGADVAAGIADLTLILLPN; from the coding sequence ATGCGCGCTTGCTTTGCCGCCGTCACCGCTCTTGCCCTGTCCCTCGCCGCTGCCACGACGCCGGCCGCCGCGCAGTCCGCGGCCAAGGTCCAGTCGGGCATGCTGGTCTGCAAGGTGGCCCCTTCCGTCGGCTTCGTTCTCGGCTCCATGCGCGAGATGGTCTGCGAGTTTCGCAATACCAGCGTGCAGCCTTATGTGGTGAAGTCCCGCTACAAGGGGACCATCGCCCGCTTCGGCATCGACATCGGCGTGCTCGCCGCCGACACCCTGGCCTGGGCGGTGTTCGCGCCCACCGCAAATCCGGTCCCCAGCGACATTGCCGGCAGCTATGTGGGTGTCTCGGCGGATGCGGCCTGGACCATCGGCGCCGGGGCCAACGTGCTGCTCGGCGGCTCGAACAACCAGATCGCGCTGCAGACCGTGTCGGTGGAAGGCATGGTCGGCGCGGACGTGGCGGCCGGGATCGCCGACCTCACGCTGATTCTCCTGCCGAACTGA
- a CDS encoding DUF992 domain-containing protein: MRRFLPLALAGSALLPALAIGAEGMPQVSAGLLECRGEFATAYGFGSTRRVRCEFRPSMGVNHYYAGTLDRMGLDFGISDQGSMLWAVFATAPQVEAGALTGKYVGLSTGFAIGPGFSANLLASQDATRQVTLQPLSVSADSGLSVSFAGATLTLEPSSPSHR, encoded by the coding sequence ATGCGCCGCTTTCTGCCGCTCGCGCTTGCCGGGTCAGCCCTCCTGCCGGCCTTGGCCATCGGCGCGGAAGGCATGCCGCAGGTGTCAGCCGGTCTTCTGGAGTGCCGGGGCGAGTTCGCCACCGCGTACGGCTTCGGCTCCACCCGCCGCGTGCGATGCGAGTTCCGCCCCTCCATGGGCGTGAACCATTACTATGCGGGAACCCTCGACAGGATGGGTCTCGATTTCGGGATATCCGACCAGGGCAGCATGCTGTGGGCGGTGTTCGCCACGGCCCCCCAGGTGGAGGCCGGAGCGCTCACAGGCAAGTATGTGGGCCTTTCCACCGGCTTCGCCATCGGCCCCGGCTTTTCTGCCAACCTCCTCGCCTCGCAGGATGCGACGCGGCAGGTGACGCTCCAGCCGCTCAGCGTTTCCGCCGACAGCGGTCTCAGCGTGTCCTTCGCCGGCGCGACCCTGACCTTGGAGCCGTCCTCGCCGAGCCATCGCTGA
- the msrP gene encoding protein-methionine-sulfoxide reductase catalytic subunit MsrP, translating into MHVRRTRGWELPSSSATPEALYFSRRELMGAGAALLAAGVVAGPAVAQRVGDLPDPSAGLYPAAQNPRYTLDRPVTPQDKSSVVNNYYEFSYGKNVAPSMGRFQRRPWLVKIDGLVEKPQEFGIDDLLKKVQLEERLYRHRCVEAWSMAVPWTGFPMKDLVALAAPTSAAKYVRMETFLDPKVAPNQKDFRFPWPYVEGLTLAEATNELAFLVTGVYGKPAPGQYGAPLRLVTPWKYGFKSIKGIVRFSFTDKQPVSFWEEVQGGEYGFWANVNPKVPHPRWSQASEEDITTGNRRPTLLFNGYGEFVADLYKGREAEKIWF; encoded by the coding sequence ATGCATGTTCGTCGCACGCGCGGATGGGAGCTGCCCTCGTCCTCCGCGACGCCCGAAGCGCTCTATTTTTCCCGGCGAGAGCTGATGGGAGCCGGCGCGGCTCTGCTCGCGGCCGGCGTTGTCGCAGGTCCCGCCGTGGCGCAGCGGGTGGGTGATCTGCCGGACCCCTCCGCCGGCCTCTATCCGGCCGCGCAGAACCCCCGCTATACCCTGGACCGCCCGGTGACGCCGCAGGACAAGTCCAGCGTGGTCAACAATTACTACGAGTTCAGCTACGGCAAGAACGTCGCTCCCTCCATGGGGCGCTTCCAGCGCCGGCCATGGCTGGTGAAGATCGACGGGCTGGTCGAAAAGCCCCAGGAATTCGGTATCGACGACCTGCTGAAAAAGGTGCAGCTGGAAGAGCGGCTCTACCGCCACCGCTGCGTCGAGGCGTGGTCCATGGCGGTGCCCTGGACCGGCTTTCCCATGAAGGACCTCGTCGCCCTGGCCGCCCCCACCTCGGCGGCGAAATATGTGCGGATGGAGACCTTCCTCGATCCGAAGGTCGCGCCGAACCAGAAGGACTTCCGCTTCCCCTGGCCCTACGTGGAGGGCCTGACCCTCGCCGAGGCGACGAACGAGCTCGCCTTCCTCGTCACCGGTGTCTACGGCAAGCCGGCGCCGGGCCAGTATGGCGCACCGCTTCGCCTTGTCACGCCGTGGAAATACGGGTTCAAGTCCATCAAGGGGATCGTCCGCTTCTCGTTCACGGACAAGCAGCCGGTGAGCTTCTGGGAAGAGGTGCAGGGCGGCGAATACGGCTTCTGGGCCAATGTGAACCCGAAGGTGCCCCACCCCCGCTGGAGCCAGGCGAGCGAGGAGGACATCACCACGGGCAACCGCAGGCCCACCTTGCTCTTCAACGGTTACGGCGAATTCGTCGCCGATCTCTACAAGGGCCGCGAGGCGGAGAAGATCTGGTTCTGA
- a CDS encoding type III PLP-dependent enzyme domain-containing protein, with translation MPQSRFAPPLPAASGTPALPRFSSGREAALELRPDQPVYCFRPQVLAEDASAFLKAFPGKTAYAVKTNGEAMVLDVLARAGISAFDVASPAEFAAARAAAPGAELLYMHPVKAQSDIRLALEHYRIRATALDHEDEVAKILRIVRALDLDPEDLTLFVRIASRGDAAYELSKKFGAAPGHAAELLQRIHGLGIGCGLCFHVGSQVEDPDTYVRAVATAADVREAAAVPILALDVGGGFPAAYAQDPRRPAPLMPPLGEIVSGLMGAVERHGFSGTPLVAEPGRVIVARAFSVIVRVLLKKGQRLYINDGIWSSLSDSWTGKILLPVRHIPDPARRRRSGRAHQMEPFRIYGATCDSVDVLSRPFYLPESVDTGDWIEIGHIGAYSLSLRTRFNGFYPDTFVEVDTPFEAGDAPEGFAEPERRGGVEP, from the coding sequence ATGCCGCAGTCCCGCTTCGCCCCGCCCCTGCCCGCCGCATCGGGGACCCCGGCCCTGCCCCGCTTCTCCAGCGGACGGGAGGCGGCGCTGGAATTGCGCCCCGACCAGCCGGTCTACTGCTTCCGACCGCAGGTGCTGGCCGAGGATGCGAGCGCCTTCCTGAAGGCCTTTCCGGGCAAGACCGCCTATGCGGTGAAGACCAATGGCGAGGCCATGGTGCTCGATGTGCTGGCCCGTGCCGGCATCTCGGCCTTCGACGTGGCCAGCCCCGCCGAGTTCGCCGCCGCGCGCGCCGCGGCGCCGGGGGCGGAGCTGCTCTACATGCATCCGGTGAAGGCGCAGTCGGATATCCGGCTGGCGCTGGAGCACTACCGCATCCGCGCCACCGCCCTCGACCACGAGGACGAGGTGGCCAAGATCCTGCGGATCGTGCGCGCCCTCGACCTCGACCCGGAAGACCTCACCCTTTTCGTGCGCATCGCCTCCCGGGGCGATGCCGCCTACGAACTGTCGAAGAAGTTCGGCGCGGCCCCCGGCCATGCGGCGGAGCTGCTCCAGCGCATCCACGGCCTGGGCATCGGCTGCGGCCTGTGCTTCCACGTGGGTAGCCAGGTGGAGGACCCGGACACCTACGTGCGCGCGGTGGCCACGGCGGCGGATGTGCGCGAGGCCGCCGCCGTTCCCATCCTCGCCCTCGACGTGGGCGGCGGCTTTCCTGCCGCCTACGCGCAGGACCCGCGCCGCCCGGCGCCACTCATGCCGCCCCTCGGGGAGATCGTCTCCGGCCTGATGGGGGCGGTCGAGCGGCACGGCTTTTCCGGCACGCCGCTGGTGGCGGAGCCGGGGCGGGTCATCGTGGCCCGCGCCTTCTCGGTCATCGTGCGGGTGCTGCTGAAGAAGGGCCAGCGCCTCTACATCAATGACGGAATATGGTCCTCCCTCTCCGATTCGTGGACCGGCAAGATCCTGCTGCCGGTGCGCCACATTCCCGATCCGGCCCGCCGGCGGCGGTCGGGACGGGCCCACCAGATGGAGCCCTTCCGCATCTACGGCGCCACCTGCGACAGCGTCGACGTCTTGTCCCGCCCCTTCTACCTGCCCGAGAGCGTGGACACGGGCGACTGGATCGAGATCGGCCACATCGGCGCCTATTCCCTGTCCCTGCGCACCCGCTTCAACGGATTTTATCCAGATACCTTCGTCGAGGTGGACACGCCCTTCGAGGCAGGCGACGCCCCGGAGGGCTTCGCCGAGCCGGAGCGTCGCGGCGGAGTGGAACCTTAG
- a CDS encoding ribonuclease T2 family protein — MRRPAGGPALAVLSACALAVSMLALSMLAVPAAAQQNEPGQFDFYVLSLSWSPTWCEDRGARAANEPQCSIARPYAFVVHGLWPQYERGFPQNCQRPPPYVPNPLVRSMLDVMPSRGLVIHEWKTHGTCSGLSPQGYFDLVRAAREKVVIPPDFVRLDDYRTIAPAEMEAAFRAANPGLAPDMMSVECDRRRLKEVRICMGRDLAFRACPDVDRRACRLSRMVMPPVRGGR, encoded by the coding sequence ATGCGGCGCCCGGCCGGCGGGCCCGCCCTCGCCGTACTCTCGGCCTGCGCGCTCGCCGTGTCCATGCTTGCCTTGTCCATGCTCGCGGTGCCGGCGGCAGCGCAGCAGAACGAGCCGGGCCAGTTCGATTTCTACGTCCTCTCCTTGTCCTGGTCGCCCACCTGGTGCGAGGACCGGGGCGCGCGCGCGGCGAACGAGCCGCAGTGCAGCATCGCGCGGCCATATGCCTTCGTGGTGCACGGCCTGTGGCCGCAATATGAGCGTGGCTTTCCGCAAAACTGCCAGCGTCCGCCGCCTTATGTGCCCAACCCTCTGGTCAGGAGCATGCTCGACGTAATGCCCAGCCGGGGCCTCGTCATTCATGAATGGAAGACGCACGGCACCTGCTCCGGCCTGTCGCCGCAGGGATATTTCGATCTTGTGCGGGCAGCGCGGGAGAAGGTGGTGATTCCGCCGGACTTCGTCCGCCTCGACGATTACCGCACCATCGCGCCGGCCGAGATGGAGGCGGCGTTCCGGGCCGCCAATCCCGGCCTCGCGCCGGACATGATGTCGGTGGAATGCGACCGGCGGCGGCTGAAGGAAGTGCGCATCTGCATGGGCCGCGACCTCGCCTTCCGTGCCTGCCCGGACGTGGACCGGCGCGCCTGCCGCCTGTCGCGCATGGTGATGCCCCCCGTGCGCGGCGGCCGCTGA
- a CDS encoding 23S rRNA (adenine(2030)-N(6))-methyltransferase RlmJ: MNYRHAFHAGNAADVMKHAALARVLAYLGKKDAPYRVLDTHAGAGIYDLDGASAQRTLEADGGIEKVLAAPLPPAAAELLAPYLDAVRALRAGGRRLYPGSPALALALSRPQDRFLFCELHKEERAKLEKRVGDDPRVKILAQDGWQALSAHLPPRERRGVVLVDPPFEEPGEFPRMVAGLEAAHLRFATGIFMLWYPIKDLRAVDAFRRDVARLRLPKTLRVELDFATVRTLDALSGSGLIIINPPFTLAEELRTLLNALAPLLSRDGKGRARVSWLTAEG, translated from the coding sequence ATGAATTACCGCCACGCCTTCCATGCGGGAAACGCCGCCGACGTGATGAAGCACGCGGCGCTGGCGCGTGTCCTCGCCTATCTCGGCAAGAAGGACGCTCCCTATCGCGTGCTCGACACCCATGCGGGAGCGGGCATCTACGACCTCGACGGCGCCAGCGCCCAGCGCACGCTGGAGGCGGACGGCGGCATCGAGAAGGTGCTCGCGGCGCCCTTGCCTCCGGCGGCGGCAGAGCTTCTCGCCCCCTATCTCGATGCGGTGCGGGCCCTGCGTGCGGGCGGCCGGCGGCTCTATCCCGGATCGCCGGCCCTGGCCCTGGCCCTGTCGCGGCCGCAGGACCGCTTCCTGTTCTGCGAGCTGCACAAGGAAGAGCGGGCGAAGCTGGAGAAGCGGGTGGGGGACGACCCGCGCGTCAAGATCCTCGCCCAGGACGGCTGGCAGGCGCTGTCGGCGCATTTGCCCCCGCGCGAGCGGCGGGGCGTCGTGCTGGTGGATCCGCCGTTCGAGGAGCCGGGCGAGTTCCCGCGCATGGTGGCGGGGCTCGAGGCCGCGCATCTGCGCTTCGCCACCGGCATCTTCATGCTTTGGTATCCCATCAAGGACCTGCGCGCGGTGGATGCGTTCCGCCGGGACGTGGCGCGGCTGCGCCTGCCGAAGACGCTCCGGGTGGAGCTCGACTTCGCCACGGTGCGCACCCTCGATGCCCTGTCGGGCTCCGGGCTCATCATCATCAATCCGCCGTTCACGCTGGCGGAGGAGCTGCGCACGCTCCTCAACGCCCTCGCGCCGCTGCTCTCCCGCGATGGGAAGGGACGGGCACGGGTGTCGTGGTTGACGGCCGAAGGCTGA
- a CDS encoding glutathione S-transferase N-terminal domain-containing protein: MKLRHSPTSPFVRKVRLAAAVLGQALELEPADTLDPNDSLRQQNPLGKIPALLTEDGMVLFDSPVILAYLDQLAGGGRIIPTDPAARFAALRMEALADGMMDAGILRIYEGRFRPAERHEPKWLEHQAQKMERALDAFEAAPPVASGAIHVGDIALGSALGWFDFRFEGKWRADRPKLVAWFDDFVGRCPGFAETKPVG, translated from the coding sequence ATGAAACTGCGCCATTCCCCCACGTCGCCTTTCGTGCGCAAGGTGCGCCTTGCGGCTGCGGTCCTCGGTCAGGCTCTCGAGCTGGAGCCGGCGGACACGCTCGACCCCAATGATTCGCTGCGCCAGCAGAACCCGCTCGGCAAGATCCCCGCCTTGCTGACCGAAGACGGGATGGTGCTGTTCGATTCGCCGGTGATCCTGGCTTACCTCGACCAGCTGGCGGGCGGCGGCCGCATCATCCCGACCGATCCGGCCGCACGCTTCGCCGCCCTGCGGATGGAAGCCTTGGCCGACGGCATGATGGATGCGGGCATCCTGCGGATCTATGAGGGCCGCTTCCGCCCGGCGGAGCGGCACGAGCCCAAGTGGCTGGAGCATCAGGCGCAGAAGATGGAGCGGGCGCTCGACGCCTTCGAAGCGGCGCCGCCCGTTGCTTCCGGCGCCATACATGTGGGCGACATCGCGCTCGGATCCGCTCTCGGCTGGTTTGATTTTCGCTTCGAGGGCAAGTGGCGGGCGGATCGGCCGAAGCTGGTCGCCTGGTTCGACGACTTCGTCGGCCGCTGCCCCGGCTTCGCGGAAACGAAGCCGGTGGGGTGA